One genomic region from Shewanella aestuarii encodes:
- a CDS encoding DMT family protein, translating to MINPTLTTIGLLCLSNIFMTFAWYGHLKTLNSKPWIIAALVSWGIAFFEYLLQVPANRIGYTVMNVGQLKILQEVITLSLFVPFAVWYLKEPLKLDYLWAGLCILGAVYFIFRSEI from the coding sequence ATGATAAACCCGACACTCACTACCATTGGATTATTGTGTTTAAGCAATATTTTTATGACATTTGCATGGTATGGCCACTTAAAAACCCTCAATAGTAAACCGTGGATCATTGCGGCACTGGTGAGCTGGGGAATCGCATTTTTTGAATATTTATTGCAAGTACCAGCAAATCGGATTGGTTATACCGTAATGAACGTGGGACAATTAAAGATACTACAAGAGGTCATCACCCTCAGCTTATTTGTTCCTTTTGCAGTATGGTATTTGAAAGAACCGCTCAAGCTTGATTATCTATGGGCAGGGCTGTGCATACTCGGCGCAGTTTATTTTATTTTTAGAAGCGAAATCTAA
- a CDS encoding DEAD/DEAH box helicase, whose protein sequence is MKFESFSFAPEILRAIAECGYQVMTPIQRQAIPAIRRGHDVLASAQTGTGKTAAFALPILQKMIEQPKTVLASNTRTLILTPTRELAAQVADNIQAYGKYMNINVLTIYGGVKMDSQAVKLKRGADVIVATPGRLLEHILACNLSLSHVDFLVLDEADRMLDMGFSADIAKIMQAVNKNRQNLLFSATFSSAVKKLANDMMDKPKLIAVNDQNSTADTISQVVYPVEQRRKRELLSELIGTKNWHKVLVFSATREDTDNLVKELILDGIPAAVVHGEKGQGSRRRALREFMEGKVRVLVSTEVAARGLDIPDLEYVVNYDLPFLAEDYVHRIGRTGRAGKSGVAISFVSREEERTLADIEKLIGQKIRRISVPGYEVSNRELLLKQIQKRRSFAKNKQRDDNASAQMIAEKSMTGRRVTVGKSKDGVKYKKIK, encoded by the coding sequence ATGAAATTTGAATCTTTTAGCTTCGCACCCGAAATTTTACGCGCGATCGCTGAATGCGGTTATCAGGTGATGACACCAATTCAGCGCCAAGCGATTCCTGCAATTCGTCGTGGTCACGACGTATTAGCCAGTGCTCAAACCGGTACAGGTAAAACCGCTGCATTTGCTTTGCCTATTTTGCAAAAAATGATCGAACAGCCAAAAACGGTATTGGCATCCAATACCCGCACGCTGATTTTAACCCCAACCCGTGAATTAGCTGCGCAAGTTGCAGACAACATTCAAGCCTATGGTAAATACATGAACATCAATGTATTAACTATCTATGGTGGCGTTAAAATGGATAGCCAAGCGGTAAAACTAAAGCGCGGGGCGGATGTCATCGTGGCAACCCCAGGACGTCTACTTGAGCATATCCTTGCGTGTAACTTAAGCTTATCGCACGTAGACTTTTTAGTACTGGATGAAGCCGACCGTATGCTCGATATGGGCTTTAGCGCAGATATTGCCAAAATCATGCAAGCTGTAAATAAAAACCGTCAAAACTTATTATTCTCAGCCACTTTCTCTAGCGCCGTTAAAAAGCTTGCCAATGATATGATGGACAAGCCAAAATTGATTGCGGTGAATGATCAAAACAGTACTGCTGACACCATCAGCCAAGTGGTTTACCCCGTTGAGCAGCGTCGCAAACGCGAACTGTTATCTGAACTTATCGGCACGAAAAACTGGCATAAAGTATTAGTGTTCAGTGCCACCCGTGAAGACACTGACAATCTCGTTAAAGAGCTTATTCTAGATGGTATTCCAGCCGCAGTGGTGCATGGTGAAAAAGGCCAAGGCAGCCGTCGCCGTGCATTACGTGAATTTATGGAAGGCAAAGTGCGAGTATTAGTATCCACTGAAGTGGCGGCCCGTGGCCTTGATATTCCTGACTTAGAATACGTAGTTAACTACGACTTACCATTTTTAGCTGAAGATTATGTTCACCGCATTGGTCGTACCGGCCGAGCGGGTAAATCAGGCGTAGCTATTTCCTTTGTTAGCCGAGAAGAAGAACGCACTTTAGCCGATATTGAAAAACTGATTGGGCAAAAAATCCGTCGAATTTCAGTGCCAGGTTATGAAGTGAGTAACCGTGAATTATTGCTAAAACAAATTCAAAAACGCCGCAGTTTTGCTAAAAACAAGCAGCGTGACGACAATGCCAGTGCACAAATGATTGCCGAAAAAAGCATGACAGGTCGCAGGGTGACTGTTGGCAAATCAAAAGACGGCGTGAAGTACAAAAAAATTAAATAA
- a CDS encoding GNAT family N-acetyltransferase: MKIRSINPQDWPQIMAIQHDCYQQITPEPLSVMQSKWHRSPQSCFVVEYKNQVIAYVLAHPWYQAKAPKLDMVLPSIKQADCLYIHDMAVSPKAQGLGIANKLVAEVKNAMTLLNFNGIGLIAIQGACAFWRKHQFSPLESLPSVLTDSLASYGADAHYLYFSEPANTPS; encoded by the coding sequence ATGAAAATAAGATCCATCAACCCGCAGGACTGGCCACAAATTATGGCTATTCAACACGATTGCTATCAGCAAATCACTCCTGAGCCACTTTCGGTTATGCAAAGCAAATGGCATCGTTCACCCCAAAGCTGTTTTGTGGTTGAGTACAAAAACCAAGTGATAGCGTATGTATTAGCACACCCTTGGTATCAAGCAAAGGCACCGAAGCTTGATATGGTTTTACCGAGCATTAAACAAGCAGATTGTTTATATATTCATGACATGGCGGTATCACCAAAAGCACAGGGATTAGGTATTGCCAATAAGCTCGTTGCTGAAGTAAAAAACGCGATGACATTATTAAATTTTAATGGCATTGGACTCATCGCCATTCAGGGCGCCTGCGCTTTTTGGCGCAAACACCAGTTTAGTCCGCTAGAGTCACTACCATCAGTATTAACTGACTCATTAGCCAGTTATGGTGCAGATGCTCATTATTTATATTTTTCTGAACCTGCCAATACACCATCATGA
- a CDS encoding catalase family peroxidase codes for MQTRTLSMLIKASLFTALPMLTLPTEAAQKTISELVDAVNGTPDELSRDAGKKVKLRNHANGFCTSGVFKPNPQATDAFAIPFFTQANIDIIARFSLGGINPLSSDKTTGRFMSLKLNGDNESLHFVTSNAEVFFASNLDDFFTFQTKIKQGNEGKQWLIDNKPDTKAFFDYVKKLPSTISYADNRYFGVNSFIFTSKNGESVAGRWIFEPVNGVRAVSANELAQKPDHFLQQELTERIASTPATWDLFVQLAEEQDKVNDPTIVWPTSRKRLLIGQVIINGQHDDSKATLECDKGIFNPLQLPKGISPSADPILNARSAAYIESFIRRN; via the coding sequence ATGCAAACTCGCACACTCTCTATGCTAATCAAAGCAAGTCTATTTACCGCTTTACCAATGTTGACGTTACCCACCGAAGCCGCACAAAAAACTATCTCTGAATTAGTAGATGCCGTTAATGGTACCCCTGATGAACTTAGCCGCGATGCGGGTAAAAAAGTAAAGTTACGCAATCATGCAAATGGATTTTGTACTTCAGGTGTATTTAAGCCCAATCCCCAAGCCACTGATGCATTTGCTATTCCGTTTTTCACCCAAGCTAATATTGATATTATTGCCCGCTTTTCTTTAGGTGGGATTAATCCACTGTCATCAGATAAAACCACTGGCCGTTTTATGTCGCTAAAGCTAAATGGTGACAATGAAAGTTTGCATTTTGTAACCTCAAATGCCGAGGTATTTTTTGCCAGTAATCTTGATGATTTCTTTACGTTTCAAACCAAAATAAAACAAGGTAATGAAGGTAAGCAATGGTTGATTGACAATAAACCTGATACTAAGGCTTTTTTTGATTATGTAAAAAAACTGCCATCTACAATCAGTTATGCTGATAACCGCTACTTTGGTGTTAATAGCTTTATATTCACCTCAAAAAATGGTGAATCCGTTGCGGGGAGATGGATTTTTGAGCCAGTAAATGGCGTGAGAGCCGTATCAGCAAATGAGCTAGCTCAAAAGCCGGATCATTTTTTACAACAAGAATTAACTGAACGCATTGCCAGCACCCCCGCCACTTGGGATCTGTTTGTTCAACTTGCCGAAGAACAAGATAAAGTGAATGATCCAACGATTGTTTGGCCGACCTCTCGAAAACGACTGTTAATCGGCCAAGTGATTATCAACGGTCAGCATGACGATTCCAAAGCCACTTTAGAGTGCGATAAGGGTATTTTTAATCCGTTACAATTACCCAAAGGTATATCACCATCGGCAGATCCTATATTAAATGCTCGCTCTGCAGCTTATATAGAATCCTTTATCAGACGTAACTAA
- a CDS encoding M24 family metallopeptidase, which translates to MTIGVGTQTQQQALDGLTNMTQGVEAISLAEYQMRIAKAQGLMQKAGIDALYLNAGTNLYYFTGTKWYASERMVGAILPAKGELQYIAPAFELDTLQGFMVIKGHVNTWHEDESPYALFAEVINKMGLSAKDVTIGIDESSAFFISNGIANALSASNSVNINKLVDAKPITAGCRMQKSATELALIQRAMDMTLEVHKAAASILYEGITTDEVTRFIDAAHRKVGAANGSYFCIVLFGEDSAYPHGVVSPKALSKNDTVLIDTGCQLHGYNSDITRTYVFGEPSARQRELWQIEQDAQFAAFAAAQLGTPCGDVDVAARAVIEQAGFGPGYAVPGLPHRTGHGIGLDIHEWPYLVKNDRTPLAVGMCFSNEPMLCVPGEFGVRHEDHFYMTEQGPKWFTLPAKSIDDPFYLG; encoded by the coding sequence ATGACAATTGGCGTCGGCACACAAACTCAGCAACAAGCGCTAGATGGCTTAACAAATATGACTCAGGGAGTTGAGGCAATTAGCCTTGCTGAGTATCAAATGCGAATAGCTAAGGCGCAAGGTTTGATGCAAAAGGCGGGGATTGACGCACTGTATCTTAATGCGGGTACTAATTTATATTATTTTACTGGCACTAAATGGTATGCCAGTGAACGCATGGTAGGCGCTATTTTACCTGCCAAAGGCGAGTTGCAATACATAGCTCCTGCATTTGAGTTAGATACTTTACAAGGTTTTATGGTGATAAAAGGCCATGTGAATACTTGGCATGAAGATGAAAGCCCTTATGCCTTATTTGCCGAAGTTATTAATAAAATGGGACTTTCTGCTAAAGATGTCACCATTGGGATTGATGAGTCGAGTGCTTTTTTTATCAGCAATGGCATTGCCAATGCGCTAAGTGCCTCAAATAGCGTAAATATTAACAAGTTAGTTGATGCTAAGCCCATCACCGCTGGTTGCCGGATGCAAAAGTCTGCTACTGAATTAGCACTTATTCAACGAGCAATGGATATGACGCTAGAGGTGCATAAAGCGGCGGCAAGTATTTTATATGAAGGTATTACTACCGATGAGGTGACGCGCTTTATTGATGCGGCTCATCGCAAAGTAGGTGCGGCAAATGGCTCATATTTCTGTATTGTGTTATTTGGTGAAGACAGTGCTTACCCGCATGGGGTGGTGTCACCTAAAGCCTTGTCAAAAAATGATACGGTGTTAATTGATACTGGCTGTCAATTACATGGATATAACTCAGATATTACTCGTACTTATGTGTTTGGTGAGCCCAGTGCTCGTCAACGTGAATTATGGCAAATTGAACAAGATGCTCAGTTTGCGGCTTTTGCTGCTGCTCAGCTTGGTACGCCATGTGGTGATGTGGATGTTGCTGCCAGAGCGGTTATCGAACAAGCTGGCTTTGGCCCAGGTTACGCTGTTCCGGGGTTACCACACCGCACAGGACATGGTATTGGGTTAGATATTCATGAATGGCCATATTTGGTCAAAAACGATCGTACACCTCTTGCTGTTGGGATGTGCTTTAGTAACGAGCCAATGCTATGTGTGCCGGGGGAATTTGGTGTTCGTCATGAAGATCATTTTTATATGACCGAACAAGGACCAAAGTGGTTTACCTTACCAGCCAAATCAATTGATGATCCGTTTTATCTTGGATAA
- a CDS encoding DUF2913 family protein, which yields MTITETYNEALLALAIAGINDLTMSNSQQKGQRTAAQESHFLCNWMVESLKKKRFSKLVADDLTQWIRLARSQGAGAQLKVLLENIVNHYQNAKTQQLSQALEDMLAELTQQDWLVVTDTPITTKLKLDADGQSSVVICQTQLTQHRHEGEIIKPVALYVRGDENLLAKAAYHHGLLLSQANKKTSLIKHHKTYLLMPNNQHNALCLLANNN from the coding sequence ATGACCATAACAGAAACTTATAACGAGGCCTTATTAGCGCTTGCAATTGCCGGCATAAATGACCTGACCATGTCAAATAGCCAGCAAAAAGGTCAAAGAACGGCAGCCCAAGAAAGTCATTTTTTATGTAACTGGATGGTGGAGTCTCTCAAGAAAAAACGATTTTCAAAATTGGTTGCTGACGATTTAACTCAATGGATCCGTTTAGCTCGTAGCCAAGGCGCAGGCGCGCAATTAAAAGTGCTGCTTGAAAACATCGTCAACCATTATCAAAACGCAAAAACGCAGCAGTTAAGTCAAGCGTTAGAAGACATGTTAGCCGAATTAACACAACAAGATTGGTTAGTCGTAACAGATACGCCTATTACCACTAAGCTTAAATTAGACGCTGACGGTCAATCTAGCGTGGTTATTTGTCAAACTCAATTGACGCAACATCGCCACGAAGGGGAAATAATTAAACCTGTCGCGCTGTATGTGCGTGGTGATGAAAACCTGCTTGCAAAGGCCGCATATCATCATGGCTTATTGCTTAGCCAAGCCAATAAAAAAACCAGTTTAATTAAACACCATAAAACCTATTTGTTGATGCCTAACAATCAACATAATGCATTGTGTTTGTTAGCCAATAATAATTAA
- a CDS encoding FKBP-type peptidyl-prolyl cis-trans isomerase codes for MRMMLAVVVIALVVFYFFSQMNNQKAAKENIEKGNIFLAENAKREGVVQTLSGLQYEVLTKSDNTEHPTAQSNVTVHYHGTLIDGTVFDSSVDRGQTIAFSLNQVIKGWTEGVQLMTVGDKFRFYIPSQLAYGNRSTGKIQGGSVLIFDVELFEIN; via the coding sequence ATGCGCATGATGTTAGCCGTTGTTGTTATTGCCTTAGTGGTATTTTATTTTTTTAGCCAAATGAATAATCAAAAAGCCGCCAAAGAAAACATTGAAAAGGGTAATATTTTCTTAGCTGAAAATGCCAAGCGCGAAGGCGTAGTGCAAACCTTATCAGGCCTACAATATGAAGTGCTGACAAAAAGTGACAATACTGAACACCCTACAGCTCAAAGTAATGTGACCGTGCATTATCATGGCACATTAATAGACGGTACCGTGTTTGATAGCTCAGTTGATCGCGGACAAACCATTGCCTTTTCTTTAAATCAAGTAATTAAAGGCTGGACCGAAGGTGTGCAGTTAATGACAGTTGGCGACAAGTTCCGCTTTTACATTCCAAGCCAACTGGCTTATGGCAACCGCTCAACCGGTAAAATCCAAGGCGGCTCAGTGCTGATTTTTGATGTTGAATTATTTGAAATTAACTAA
- a CDS encoding DsrE family protein produces MSACLSGLLKIVLISCYIFSYGASAAEVTSASVSSGFAAFSAGPVIKDFGKIAKVDSNLAIPAKMKFKVAFDLGKASDVGKVNRQIDTLARFINMHVDAGVKLEDIELAMVVHGKAAIDMTKNAFYKQANSSDANVTAGNANATLIHELTKYQVKFYVCGQTAAYYGISPADLLPGVDMALSALTAHAILSQQGFSSNPF; encoded by the coding sequence ATGTCTGCTTGTTTATCTGGTTTACTAAAAATAGTGCTTATTAGTTGTTATATATTTAGCTATGGCGCGAGTGCGGCTGAAGTCACTTCAGCTTCGGTCTCTTCTGGTTTTGCTGCATTTTCAGCGGGTCCCGTCATTAAAGATTTTGGTAAAATTGCTAAGGTGGATTCTAATTTAGCGATTCCGGCCAAGATGAAATTTAAGGTGGCTTTTGATTTAGGTAAGGCGAGCGATGTTGGTAAGGTAAATCGCCAAATTGATACTTTAGCGCGGTTTATTAATATGCATGTTGATGCGGGCGTCAAGCTTGAAGATATTGAATTAGCCATGGTGGTTCATGGAAAAGCAGCAATCGATATGACAAAGAATGCATTTTACAAACAGGCGAATAGCTCTGATGCTAATGTAACAGCGGGTAATGCCAATGCTACCTTGATTCACGAATTAACAAAGTATCAAGTGAAGTTTTATGTTTGTGGCCAAACTGCGGCATATTACGGAATTAGTCCGGCAGATTTGTTACCGGGAGTGGATATGGCTTTATCGGCATTAACAGCACATGCTATTTTGTCTCAACAAGGGTTTAGTTCAAATCCATTTTAA
- a CDS encoding DUF1294 domain-containing protein, translating to MKSFAWLIIALILGAMTLGYFVYQLSPLLPAAFIVINILSYAITWHDKRIATKNRVAQQTKTRISEKTLYSYAILGGWPAGILAQQHFRHKTQKQPFKAIYWGCIIVNVVLSALISYQYYQLTL from the coding sequence ATGAAGTCATTTGCTTGGTTAATTATTGCGCTAATACTTGGCGCTATGACATTGGGTTACTTTGTTTATCAACTTAGTCCACTACTACCTGCTGCATTTATCGTAATAAATATACTTAGCTATGCCATAACTTGGCACGATAAACGAATCGCGACCAAAAACCGTGTTGCCCAGCAAACCAAAACACGCATTAGCGAGAAAACACTCTACAGCTATGCCATATTAGGCGGCTGGCCAGCAGGCATTTTAGCCCAACAGCACTTTCGACATAAAACCCAAAAGCAGCCCTTTAAAGCAATTTATTGGGGCTGCATTATCGTCAATGTGGTGTTGAGTGCTTTGATTAGCTATCAATATTACCAATTAACTCTTTAG
- a CDS encoding DUF418 domain-containing protein: MGNSFYGYAPHSPQLCTDIVIELLSNVFLEGRFLSLFAMLFGAGIYIHRQKYSSLPMAATDPIKSRLHWLIGIGLVHGIVIFSGDILLAYGLCGLLAYYYYELSTNALIQKACWFIAIALLMISLITLTIEDEPYYRGSALFNEQLSVWTGSYFQQLLMQGLMVGYMLVITPLTLLWYGTGLMLIGMALIKQGYFESGFSRSQLSIMAISGVAFSIIDSGLSLTDSLILNELSNLFMMISALPVALIYLHIIVKLCQNNPLKLTLLQNLGKLSLSFYILQSIVGTITFRHLYPQWQSSFDRIDYMLFAIIFSLFQLGLAALYLRYFNQGPLEKLLVWLSQRNHKSKTTLWS, from the coding sequence ATGGGTAATAGCTTTTATGGCTATGCACCTCATTCTCCACAACTCTGTACCGATATTGTCATTGAGCTACTGAGTAATGTGTTTCTTGAAGGCCGGTTTCTGAGTCTATTTGCCATGCTGTTTGGTGCAGGTATTTATATTCATCGACAAAAATACTCATCCTTACCAATGGCTGCAACTGACCCAATAAAAAGTCGATTACACTGGCTAATAGGCATTGGCTTAGTGCATGGCATTGTTATTTTTTCTGGTGATATTTTATTAGCCTATGGGTTATGCGGTTTACTGGCATATTATTATTACGAACTCTCAACAAACGCATTAATTCAAAAGGCTTGCTGGTTTATCGCTATTGCACTGTTGATGATTTCGCTAATAACGCTCACTATCGAAGATGAACCATATTATCGAGGTTCAGCCTTATTTAATGAGCAACTTAGCGTTTGGACTGGGAGTTATTTTCAGCAATTATTAATGCAAGGTCTGATGGTCGGCTACATGTTAGTAATAACACCATTAACGCTGCTTTGGTACGGGACGGGATTAATGCTAATTGGCATGGCATTAATTAAACAAGGTTATTTTGAAAGTGGTTTTAGTCGCTCACAATTATCAATAATGGCAATATCAGGAGTCGCTTTTTCCATCATAGATAGCGGATTAAGCTTAACTGACTCATTAATACTCAACGAATTATCAAATTTGTTTATGATGATTAGCGCGCTCCCTGTGGCGCTAATTTATTTACACATCATAGTAAAACTTTGCCAAAACAATCCACTAAAGCTCACCTTGCTACAAAATTTGGGAAAACTATCGTTAAGCTTTTATATTTTGCAGTCCATTGTAGGCACCATCACTTTTCGTCATTTATATCCACAATGGCAATCTAGCTTTGACCGAATTGATTATATGCTCTTTGCGATCATTTTTAGTTTATTCCAACTTGGCTTGGCCGCACTCTATTTGCGATATTTTAACCAAGGGCCGCTTGAAAAACTGTTAGTATGGTTAAGTCAACGCAATCATAAATCAAAGACCACGCTGTGGTCATAA
- a CDS encoding aminopeptidase P family protein, which produces MPYSPAIASRLTAIRQQLEIEQIDAFIIPRADEYLGEYVPARNERLHWASGFTGSAGMAIILKDTAAIFTDGRYTVQVRQQVDGALFQYLSLTDDPQIEWLADTLPTGSKVGFDSRLHTFAWYQQAISRLDKAQIALVDVKQNPIDVHWQDRPTLPTAPFSLFSNESAGKTSLEKRQQIGALVAKQGADVALIAALDSFCWLLNIRGNDVPRLPVILGNALLAANGDMTLFTDLNKVPAGFSEHVGNGVIVKDESELKEALSNLAGVKLLADPNAANAFCQLQAQQAGAKLIAGLDPVALPKAQKNHAELQGMKACHIRDGVAVSKFLAWLDRQVEQNIMHDEAALATQLESYRLTDPLYREPSFDTISATGANAAMCHYNHNNGTPATMTMDSIYLVDSGAQYLDGTTDVTRTIAIGHVTDEQKKMVTLVLKGHIALDLARFPKGTSGQQLDAFARQYLWQHGFDYDHGTGHGVGHFLSVHEGPQRIGKNVNNVALMPGMVLSNEPGYYRTDGFGIRLENLVVVQPCSALAGAEREMLEFDALTMIPMDVRLIDKTLLTDTEVNWVNQYHAKVRQTLAPLMQGDELTWLNKVTAAI; this is translated from the coding sequence ATGCCTTATTCACCTGCTATTGCCTCACGCCTTACCGCTATTCGTCAACAACTTGAAATCGAACAAATTGACGCCTTTATTATTCCTCGTGCTGATGAGTACTTGGGCGAATACGTTCCAGCAAGAAATGAACGGTTACACTGGGCTAGCGGTTTTACCGGTTCAGCGGGGATGGCCATCATTCTCAAAGATACTGCGGCTATTTTTACCGACGGCCGTTATACCGTGCAGGTTCGCCAACAAGTCGATGGCGCTTTGTTTCAGTACCTCAGTTTAACTGACGACCCACAAATTGAATGGCTAGCCGACACCTTACCCACCGGTAGCAAAGTTGGTTTTGATAGCCGTTTGCATACTTTTGCTTGGTATCAACAAGCCATAAGCCGTTTAGATAAAGCACAAATTGCGTTAGTTGATGTCAAACAAAACCCAATTGATGTGCACTGGCAAGACAGACCCACATTGCCAACGGCCCCTTTTAGCTTATTTAGCAACGAATCGGCAGGTAAAACCAGCCTTGAAAAGCGTCAGCAAATAGGCGCATTAGTGGCAAAACAAGGCGCAGATGTCGCGCTTATTGCGGCGTTAGATTCATTTTGTTGGCTACTGAACATTCGTGGCAATGATGTGCCCCGCTTACCGGTCATTTTAGGTAACGCCCTATTAGCTGCAAACGGTGATATGACCCTATTTACCGATCTTAACAAAGTGCCAGCAGGCTTTAGTGAACATGTCGGCAATGGGGTTATTGTTAAAGATGAAAGTGAACTAAAAGAAGCCTTATCTAATCTTGCAGGCGTAAAACTATTAGCCGATCCAAACGCTGCTAATGCTTTTTGTCAGCTGCAAGCACAGCAAGCTGGGGCAAAACTCATTGCAGGGCTAGATCCAGTTGCTCTACCAAAAGCACAAAAAAACCATGCTGAACTTCAAGGCATGAAAGCCTGCCACATTCGTGATGGCGTTGCCGTATCAAAATTTTTGGCATGGTTAGACCGTCAAGTCGAACAAAACATAATGCATGATGAGGCTGCGCTGGCCACACAATTAGAAAGCTATCGTTTAACCGATCCGCTTTACCGCGAACCCAGCTTTGACACTATTTCAGCAACTGGTGCTAATGCGGCAATGTGCCATTACAACCACAATAATGGCACCCCAGCGACCATGACAATGGATAGTATTTATCTTGTTGATTCTGGTGCGCAGTATCTTGACGGCACCACAGATGTCACCCGCACAATCGCCATTGGCCATGTAACCGATGAACAAAAGAAAATGGTGACTTTAGTACTTAAAGGACATATTGCGCTCGATTTAGCCCGTTTCCCTAAAGGCACCTCAGGGCAACAGCTAGATGCCTTTGCTCGTCAATACCTGTGGCAACATGGATTTGATTATGATCATGGTACTGGTCATGGTGTTGGCCATTTTTTAAGTGTTCATGAAGGTCCGCAACGTATTGGCAAAAATGTCAATAACGTGGCATTGATGCCAGGTATGGTGTTATCCAACGAACCGGGGTACTACCGCACAGATGGCTTTGGCATACGCCTCGAAAACCTCGTTGTAGTTCAGCCCTGCTCAGCGCTTGCTGGCGCAGAAAGAGAAATGCTTGAGTTTGATGCTCTGACGATGATCCCAATGGATGTACGATTAATAGATAAAACCTTATTAACCGACACTGAAGTTAATTGGGTTAACCAATATCATGCCAAAGTTCGTCAAACCTTAGCGCCCTTGATGCAAGGCGATGAGCTTACATGGCTGAATAAAGTAACTGCCGCTATTTAG
- a CDS encoding RDD family protein, which yields MLNSDHANFPRAGFFRRLGAMIYDLLLAVAVYMLAGAIGFGFFFGLTSIGLIPMAGHEHISDALHNTPLYKGIYQLWLLLCVAGFYALFWSKGGQTLGMRAWRLKVQHPNGQNLSFITACARVVWSLCGIGNIYILLNSEKLALQDKLTRSEVVVLSVEANQMRNWHGA from the coding sequence ATGTTAAATTCTGATCACGCTAATTTTCCTCGAGCGGGATTTTTTCGTCGTTTAGGGGCAATGATTTACGATTTATTGCTGGCGGTCGCTGTGTATATGCTTGCCGGTGCTATTGGCTTTGGTTTTTTCTTTGGCTTAACCAGCATAGGCTTAATCCCGATGGCGGGCCACGAGCATATTTCAGATGCACTGCACAATACACCTTTATATAAAGGCATTTACCAATTATGGTTACTGTTATGTGTTGCTGGGTTCTACGCCCTGTTTTGGAGTAAAGGGGGACAAACCTTAGGTATGCGAGCGTGGCGCTTAAAGGTACAACACCCTAATGGTCAAAACCTCAGTTTTATTACCGCATGTGCCCGTGTAGTTTGGTCACTGTGTGGAATAGGTAATATCTACATTTTACTGAACAGCGAAAAACTAGCCCTACAAGATAAACTCACACGCTCTGAAGTTGTTGTTTTATCGGTCGAAGCAAACCAAATGCGTAATTGGCACGGTGCATAA
- a CDS encoding DUF2960 domain-containing protein codes for MARQVIYTFKGKTKTIAFSYDKHHDLYEAAAEAEGIDLTRFLAMEQQIAMTSKKGAKAEKDFRKTEFARFGFSSIKFVREEDDV; via the coding sequence ATGGCACGCCAAGTAATTTATACCTTTAAAGGTAAAACAAAAACAATTGCATTTAGTTATGACAAACACCATGACTTATATGAAGCCGCAGCAGAAGCAGAAGGCATAGATTTAACCCGCTTTTTAGCAATGGAGCAGCAAATTGCGATGACATCAAAAAAAGGCGCCAAAGCTGAGAAAGATTTTCGTAAAACTGAGTTTGCCCGCTTTGGTTTTAGCAGCATAAAGTTTGTCCGTGAAGAAGACGACGTTTAA